The Halogranum gelatinilyticum genome contains a region encoding:
- a CDS encoding TIGR04206 family protein codes for MAVPSHVTGDEAVGTGRYRRLLLIVALAAVPWSVQVFSTGDVTFLFAWGLFNTNPPNVTTIWDFLLRFTVGLPDYILAWPLGVACYLVAVASAAVGAVTGREDVRLTAIALALAGVTQLQLARGFSLQPNRVAWPLGTVVLWAVGGYLLYRYYAE; via the coding sequence GTGGCCGTTCCGTCTCACGTCACCGGCGACGAGGCTGTCGGTACGGGTCGCTACCGACGGCTCCTTCTGATTGTCGCGCTCGCTGCCGTCCCGTGGTCGGTCCAGGTCTTCTCGACGGGTGACGTCACCTTTCTGTTCGCGTGGGGGCTGTTCAACACCAACCCGCCGAACGTTACCACCATCTGGGACTTCCTCCTCCGGTTCACGGTGGGACTCCCCGACTACATCCTCGCGTGGCCCCTCGGCGTGGCGTGTTATCTCGTCGCCGTCGCGAGCGCGGCGGTCGGTGCGGTAACCGGTCGCGAGGACGTCCGACTCACGGCCATCGCACTCGCGTTGGCCGGTGTCACCCAACTCCAGCTCGCACGCGGCTTCTCCCTCCAGCCGAACCGCGTCGCGTGGCCGCTCGGAACCGTCGTGCTGTGGGCTGTCGGCGGATATCTGCTGTACCGATACTACGCCGAGTAG